Proteins from one Ornithobacterium rhinotracheale genomic window:
- the serC gene encoding 3-phosphoserine/phosphohydroxythreonine transaminase — translation MKKHNFCAGPCILPQSVFEQAAEAVRDFNGKGLSILEISHRSEAFQEVLHDARKLLKELMQLNNEFTVLFLQGGASLQFAMVPYNFAKAGDHPAYLDSGRWANNAILEAEKLCKPNVVASSAKDNYTYIPKDYLIDSSAPYFHCTSNNTIYGTQMKSFPKTNVPLVCDMSSDILSREIDFNQFALIYAGAQKNIGTAGATIVAVREDMLQINPEREMLSYLDYRVHKAKDSCFNTSPVFAIYTAYLNLLWLKEQGGVSAIEKINNQKAALLYQEIDRNPLFKGVAAEEDRSNMNVTFVLNDTALSEKFAQICKEAGVEALKGHRSVGGYRASLYNALPFESVQVLVDCMKHLEQKA, via the coding sequence ATGAAGAAGCATAATTTTTGTGCAGGACCTTGTATATTGCCACAGAGCGTATTTGAGCAAGCGGCAGAAGCAGTCAGAGATTTCAACGGAAAAGGATTATCGATTTTGGAGATTTCACACCGTAGCGAGGCATTTCAAGAAGTATTGCACGATGCGCGAAAGCTACTCAAAGAGCTCATGCAGCTCAACAACGAATTCACCGTTTTGTTTCTACAAGGGGGCGCAAGTTTGCAATTTGCCATGGTGCCTTATAATTTTGCTAAAGCAGGCGATCACCCTGCGTATTTAGACAGTGGTCGCTGGGCAAATAATGCCATTCTCGAAGCAGAAAAACTATGCAAGCCCAATGTTGTAGCCAGTTCAGCCAAAGATAATTACACATATATTCCCAAAGATTATCTAATAGATTCATCTGCACCATATTTCCATTGCACATCAAACAATACCATTTACGGGACCCAGATGAAATCGTTTCCTAAAACCAATGTGCCATTGGTGTGTGACATGTCATCAGATATTTTAAGTCGTGAGATAGATTTTAATCAATTTGCACTCATTTATGCAGGCGCTCAGAAAAATATCGGAACAGCGGGGGCTACCATTGTAGCTGTGCGAGAAGATATGTTGCAAATCAATCCAGAGCGAGAAATGCTTTCATACCTAGATTATAGAGTGCACAAGGCAAAAGACAGCTGTTTCAACACTTCGCCCGTTTTTGCGATTTATACCGCTTATTTAAATCTTTTATGGCTTAAGGAACAAGGCGGCGTGTCAGCCATTGAAAAAATAAACAACCAAAAAGCAGCATTGCTTTACCAAGAAATCGACCGAAATCCACTTTTTAAAGGCGTAGCAGCCGAAGAAGACCGTTCCAATATGAATGTAACTTTTGTGCTAAATGATACTGCTTTGAGCGAAAAATTTGCTCAAATTTGTAAAGAAGCAGGAGTGGAAGCACTCAAAGGACACCGAAGCGTGGGTGGATACCGTGCAAGTTTGTACAATGCTTTGCCATTTGAAAGTGTGCAAGTTTTGGTAGATTGTATGAAACATTTAGAACAAAAAGCTTAA
- a CDS encoding alpha/beta hydrolase family protein, whose amino-acid sequence MKKSFLTLYLLGLVSQGFAQENVSYQVPSQAILELADYERVPSVILNDNRSFMVLANRNTYKTLEELNQDEMRLAGVRFNPNNNISNEISYYTNLQVKNMKTNKVSAVKNLPENAKISSMSFSPDNEKLAFLNIKPKSVELWYVDLKTATAHRLDTLPLNAIVGTPYSWLKNSQGFLIKEVSTGRKPYIDKTDQLPSGPIVSTSSGKVSQTRTYQDLLKDPQDEANFENAMLSSLSYIDLNGKKTPFLKDDLYLSDQQSPDGNYWLISVLKKPFSYIVPLGRFPIEERVYDKQGNLVKVVYDKPLDEIRPKGFSSTRVGKRNINWRKDAPATLYFVEALDGGDANKAADYRDEIYFWKAPFNENPTPIFKTKQRFGGISWVNNHLALVSDSWYDTRNVKQYAIDPSNGKLIKVIQDRNYQDVYSDPGNLYKQKNQWGEYVVATDNGKAYLFGEGYTPKGQFPFVDEIDLKNFKTKRLYTSNLKGKKESLLTFSNFKNKDILTQIESPEDYPNYYIKSLKSKKSKALTQFKNPFEALKGVHKEVIHYKRNDGVDLTGTLYLPKDYNPKSGKKLPLLIWAYPAEYKSKSTAGQNTKNPNEFTYPFYGSFVYWVNKGYAVLDDASFPIIGEGTTEPNDTFIEQLVADGRAAIDAVDKLGYIDRNRVAVGGHSYGAFMTANLLTHSDDFKCGVARSGAYNRTLTPFGFQSEQRNYWDNPNLYNTMSPFMNANKMKKPLLLIHGDADNNPGTFTLQSVRYFQALKNLGAPVRLVLLPKESHGYRAKKSIMHVLWEQEKFLDDCLKKQ is encoded by the coding sequence ATGAAAAAATCATTTTTAACTCTTTACTTGCTTGGGCTCGTTTCGCAAGGTTTTGCACAAGAAAATGTAAGCTACCAAGTACCTTCGCAAGCGATTTTGGAACTTGCAGACTATGAGCGAGTTCCTAGTGTAATCCTCAACGACAATAGAAGTTTCATGGTGCTTGCCAATCGCAATACCTACAAAACACTTGAGGAGCTGAACCAAGACGAAATGCGCTTGGCGGGTGTGCGTTTTAATCCCAACAACAACATTAGTAACGAGATTTCCTACTACACCAATCTTCAGGTAAAAAACATGAAAACCAATAAGGTTTCGGCGGTGAAAAATTTACCCGAAAATGCTAAAATTTCATCGATGAGCTTTTCGCCAGATAATGAGAAATTAGCTTTTCTAAACATTAAGCCCAAATCAGTAGAGCTGTGGTATGTGGATTTAAAAACGGCAACGGCACATCGTTTAGACACGCTTCCGCTCAATGCCATTGTAGGAACGCCTTATTCTTGGTTAAAGAATAGCCAAGGCTTTTTAATCAAAGAAGTTTCTACTGGGCGCAAACCTTACATCGACAAAACAGACCAATTGCCGAGCGGACCAATCGTATCTACCAGCTCGGGAAAAGTTTCGCAAACGAGAACTTATCAAGATTTATTGAAAGACCCACAAGACGAAGCCAATTTTGAAAATGCCATGCTTTCTTCTTTAAGTTATATTGATTTAAATGGCAAAAAAACACCTTTCTTAAAAGATGATTTATACCTAAGCGATCAGCAATCGCCCGACGGAAATTATTGGCTCATCAGCGTTTTGAAAAAGCCTTTTTCATACATCGTTCCTCTGGGGAGATTCCCGATTGAAGAGCGCGTGTATGACAAACAGGGAAATCTTGTAAAAGTAGTGTACGACAAGCCACTAGACGAAATAAGACCCAAAGGCTTCTCTTCTACCCGTGTGGGAAAAAGAAATATCAACTGGCGAAAAGATGCGCCTGCAACGCTTTATTTCGTGGAAGCCTTAGATGGTGGAGATGCTAATAAAGCAGCGGATTATCGTGATGAAATTTATTTCTGGAAAGCTCCTTTTAACGAAAATCCTACGCCTATTTTTAAAACTAAACAAAGATTCGGTGGAATTAGTTGGGTGAATAATCATTTAGCTTTAGTTTCAGACAGCTGGTACGACACTCGTAATGTGAAACAATATGCCATAGACCCAAGCAATGGGAAATTAATTAAAGTAATTCAAGACAGAAACTACCAAGATGTCTACAGCGACCCTGGGAATTTGTACAAGCAAAAAAATCAATGGGGCGAATATGTGGTGGCTACCGATAATGGTAAAGCCTATCTTTTTGGCGAAGGCTACACCCCAAAAGGGCAGTTCCCATTTGTGGACGAAATCGATTTGAAAAACTTTAAAACTAAAAGACTTTACACTTCAAATTTAAAAGGTAAAAAAGAAAGTTTATTGACTTTTAGTAATTTTAAAAACAAAGATATTTTAACGCAAATCGAGTCGCCAGAAGATTATCCAAACTACTATATTAAAAGTTTAAAATCTAAAAAATCAAAGGCACTTACTCAATTTAAAAATCCGTTCGAGGCCTTAAAAGGAGTGCACAAAGAAGTGATTCACTACAAACGAAACGATGGCGTAGACTTAACAGGAACTCTTTATTTACCAAAGGATTACAATCCAAAAAGCGGTAAAAAATTACCATTGCTTATTTGGGCATATCCCGCTGAATATAAATCAAAATCTACTGCGGGACAAAACACAAAAAATCCAAATGAATTTACTTATCCATTCTACGGCTCTTTTGTATATTGGGTAAACAAAGGCTATGCGGTGCTTGATGATGCGTCTTTCCCTATCATAGGCGAAGGAACCACTGAGCCAAACGACACCTTTATTGAGCAACTTGTAGCCGATGGCAGAGCTGCGATAGATGCGGTGGACAAACTGGGCTATATCGACAGAAATCGTGTTGCCGTGGGCGGACACTCTTATGGGGCGTTTATGACGGCTAACCTACTCACACACAGCGATGATTTTAAATGTGGGGTGGCACGAAGTGGTGCCTACAACCGTACGCTTACGCCTTTTGGATTTCAATCAGAACAGAGAAACTACTGGGATAATCCAAACTTATACAACACGATGTCGCCATTTATGAACGCCAACAAAATGAAAAAACCTTTGTTGTTGATTCACGGCGATGCAGACAACAATCCAGGTACATTTACATTACAAAGTGTGCGCTATTTCCAAGCGCTTAAAAACTTAGGAGCTCCTGTGCGATTGGTTCTTTTACCTAAAGAATCTCACGGCTACCGAGCTAAAAAAAGCATTATGCATGTACTTTGGGAACAAGAAAAATTCTTAGATGATTGTTTGAAAAAACAGTAA
- the bioD gene encoding dethiobiotin synthase yields the protein MKNIFITGIDTDAGKTVAAAIAVEALKADYWKSIQSGDLENTDTMKVQRMVSNSVTKFYPEAYRLNTPASPHAAAEIDGVIIDLDKIERPKTENNLIIEGAGGLLVPLNAKQNVADLIQPGDKVILVTKHYLGSINHTLLSYEYLKNKGFDDIAIWINGEEKTSTEQALKNRVDAFFIERIQTMLEINKENIQNEAQRISESLHYFIEH from the coding sequence ATGAAAAATATATTTATCACAGGAATTGATACGGATGCAGGAAAGACCGTTGCTGCGGCCATTGCCGTTGAAGCATTAAAGGCTGACTATTGGAAATCCATTCAATCTGGGGATTTAGAGAATACAGACACGATGAAAGTGCAACGAATGGTTTCTAATTCCGTAACTAAATTCTACCCAGAAGCTTATAGGCTTAATACACCAGCTTCACCCCACGCGGCAGCGGAAATAGATGGAGTTATTATTGATTTAGATAAAATTGAAAGGCCTAAAACCGAAAATAATTTAATTATCGAAGGCGCGGGCGGACTGCTCGTTCCGCTCAATGCAAAACAAAATGTAGCTGATTTAATTCAGCCAGGCGACAAAGTAATTTTGGTTACAAAACATTATCTCGGTAGCATTAATCACACTTTATTAAGCTATGAATATTTAAAGAATAAAGGTTTTGATGATATTGCGATTTGGATAAATGGAGAAGAAAAAACTTCGACCGAGCAAGCGTTGAAAAATAGGGTAGATGCTTTTTTCATTGAACGCATTCAAACTATGCTTGAAATAAACAAAGAAAATATCCAAAACGAAGCGCAGCGCATCAGCGAAAGTTTACACTATTTTATAGAGCATTAA
- the pncB gene encoding nicotinate phosphoribosyltransferase, protein MNRNPSVFNSILDNDFYKFTMQCAVVKLFPNIRAKYKFINRGKHKFPEGFKDLMRAAVDNMAHLKLTKDEKAFLIRTCPYLNPAYIDFLEGYRYDPSEVHIEQNGTDLEVHIEGLWYRTILWEVPLLSMISELYYQATNQESWSDEKIVKNTLDKVKLFNELGVKFAEFGTRRRHSYHVQRKVVHALETYNGHSFTGSSNVHMAMLYNTKPIGTHAHEWFMFHAAEYGFKMSNAMALEHWVDVFRGDLGVALSDTYTTDVFFKQFDTKFAKLFDGVRHDSGDPIEFANKTIEHYKSHGINPHYKYIIFSDGLNPEKVKSITEATKGKIGISFGIGTNLTNDVGLEPMNIVIKLTDVLTSDNEWVPTVKLSDEPFKHTGDERMIHLAKELLRIK, encoded by the coding sequence ATGAATCGTAACCCAAGTGTTTTTAACTCTATACTAGACAATGATTTTTACAAATTTACCATGCAATGCGCCGTGGTGAAACTTTTTCCAAATATACGAGCAAAATATAAATTTATCAACCGTGGAAAACATAAATTCCCCGAAGGTTTTAAGGATTTAATGCGTGCAGCGGTAGATAATATGGCACATTTAAAGCTTACCAAAGATGAAAAAGCTTTTTTAATAAGAACTTGCCCATATTTAAATCCTGCTTATATCGACTTCTTGGAAGGCTATCGTTACGACCCTTCGGAAGTGCACATTGAGCAAAACGGAACTGATTTAGAAGTGCATATAGAGGGCTTGTGGTATCGTACCATTTTGTGGGAAGTGCCATTGCTTTCAATGATTTCTGAATTATATTACCAAGCGACCAATCAGGAAAGCTGGAGCGATGAGAAAATCGTGAAAAATACGCTAGATAAAGTAAAATTATTTAATGAGCTAGGTGTGAAGTTTGCGGAGTTTGGTACACGCCGTCGCCACAGCTATCATGTGCAGCGCAAGGTGGTTCATGCGCTTGAAACGTATAATGGACATAGTTTCACGGGTTCGTCTAATGTGCATATGGCAATGCTTTATAACACTAAGCCAATCGGAACGCATGCACACGAGTGGTTTATGTTCCACGCAGCAGAATATGGCTTTAAAATGTCTAATGCCATGGCTTTAGAGCATTGGGTAGATGTGTTTAGGGGAGATTTAGGTGTGGCGCTTTCGGACACTTATACCACAGATGTTTTCTTCAAACAATTTGATACTAAATTTGCCAAGCTGTTTGATGGGGTGCGTCATGATAGTGGAGACCCGATTGAATTTGCCAACAAAACCATTGAGCACTACAAAAGTCATGGAATCAATCCGCATTATAAGTATATAATTTTCTCAGACGGATTAAATCCTGAAAAAGTGAAATCTATTACCGAGGCTACAAAAGGAAAAATCGGAATTTCTTTCGGAATTGGAACTAATTTAACCAACGATGTTGGGCTTGAGCCTATGAATATTGTGATTAAGCTTACCGATGTGCTCACCAGCGATAACGAATGGGTGCCTACCGTAAAATTATCAGATGAGCCATTCAAGCATACAGGAGACGAGAGAATGATTCATTTAGCTAAAGAATTATTGCGAATTAAGTAG
- the pepE gene encoding dipeptidase PepE, with protein MKNFILASTSTVYGSEYLTYLKNEIAALFKDCKELIFIPFARPSGITHEEYTQKAQDFFQELNINVTGLHSVENKKECLENAEAVFTGGGNTFLLVKKMYEFDLFPTLKQSIENGTRYLGTSAGTNIGGLTMQTTNDMPIVYPPSFDTMGIVPFCLNPHYLDPDPNSKHKGETRETRILEFLTQNETPVIGLREGNYILCKNDYLTIEGPHATRIFEKNKTPYEVESGINIQELFPQLF; from the coding sequence ATGAAGAATTTTATTTTAGCGAGCACATCTACCGTTTATGGTAGTGAATATTTAACCTATTTAAAAAATGAAATCGCTGCATTATTCAAAGATTGTAAAGAATTGATATTCATTCCATTTGCAAGACCAAGCGGAATCACACACGAAGAATATACTCAAAAAGCGCAAGATTTCTTTCAAGAATTAAATATAAATGTTACGGGACTACATAGTGTAGAAAACAAAAAAGAATGTTTGGAAAACGCCGAAGCGGTCTTCACAGGTGGGGGAAATACTTTTCTTTTAGTCAAAAAAATGTATGAATTCGATTTATTCCCGACCTTAAAACAAAGTATCGAAAACGGGACTCGCTATTTAGGCACTAGTGCTGGCACCAACATTGGAGGGCTTACTATGCAGACTACCAATGACATGCCAATTGTGTATCCGCCAAGTTTTGATACCATGGGAATTGTTCCATTTTGCTTAAATCCGCATTATTTAGACCCAGATCCTAATTCCAAACACAAAGGAGAAACGCGCGAAACTCGAATTTTAGAATTTCTCACTCAAAACGAAACGCCTGTTATCGGGTTGCGCGAGGGAAATTACATATTGTGCAAAAATGATTATTTAACAATTGAGGGACCGCACGCTACAAGAATTTTTGAAAAAAATAAAACACCCTATGAAGTAGAGAGCGGCATCAATATTCAAGAACTATTTCCGCAATTATTCTAA
- a CDS encoding Trm112 family protein: MEKKIIDKMCCPFDHSDLKLTIFKMEGENVVEGLFTCPECGRYFPIISGIPIMSPDEYREPDFERNFLIKWRDLLPKEIAHKVQLKLSNLE; the protein is encoded by the coding sequence ATGGAAAAGAAAATTATAGATAAAATGTGTTGTCCGTTTGATCACAGCGATTTAAAACTGACAATCTTTAAAATGGAAGGAGAAAATGTAGTGGAAGGACTTTTTACTTGTCCAGAATGTGGGAGATATTTTCCCATAATTTCGGGGATTCCGATTATGTCGCCCGATGAATATCGTGAGCCTGATTTTGAGCGCAATTTCTTGATTAAATGGCGAGATTTGCTGCCAAAAGAAATTGCGCACAAAGTTCAGTTAAAACTCTCAAATTTAGAATAA
- a CDS encoding thiamine phosphate synthase: MQKQIYLIIDAEIPLAKLQSELNPILKDLDKVQLYNTEKISIKNLQKCIFWWLENTDAQIFIYENKKALSLSEQVGIHLDAPEDLVDLEQKLNRKITKGCTVGNDLETLKNAEKYGFSYISFCSVFPTQSANVCELVKFENIEKARELFSGEIFLAGGINPQTRKKLKNIDFDGVAIISALMESNDKKATIASLK; encoded by the coding sequence ATGCAAAAACAGATTTATTTAATCATAGACGCCGAAATTCCTTTGGCTAAATTACAATCTGAATTAAATCCGATTTTAAAAGATTTAGACAAAGTTCAGTTGTATAATACCGAGAAAATTTCAATAAAAAACCTTCAGAAATGCATTTTTTGGTGGTTGGAAAATACTGATGCTCAGATTTTTATTTATGAAAATAAAAAAGCGTTGTCATTGAGCGAGCAAGTGGGAATCCATTTAGATGCGCCGGAAGATTTAGTTGATTTAGAACAGAAGTTAAATCGAAAAATCACAAAAGGTTGCACGGTAGGCAATGATTTAGAAACTTTAAAAAATGCCGAAAAATATGGATTTAGTTATATTTCATTTTGCTCGGTATTTCCAACTCAATCGGCCAACGTTTGTGAATTGGTGAAATTTGAAAACATTGAAAAAGCGAGAGAATTATTTAGCGGAGAAATTTTTTTAGCAGGAGGAATTAATCCCCAAACGAGAAAAAAACTAAAAAATATTGATTTTGATGGTGTGGCAATTATTTCTGCGCTGATGGAATCGAATGATAAAAAAGCAACAATAGCAAGTTTAAAATAG
- a CDS encoding AIR synthase-related protein, which translates to MNKGKLSDQGFKDLFQSRFGHDSEKIVVKPNFGKDVAFVDLGENYMAMASDPLSYIPNLGAKKSAELSIFLVANDMATTGVMPQYLQMVLNLNENFTTESFDEYWYHIHTICDELGISITGGHTGVVAGQNTTIIGGGTMISVAEKNKFIRSDQAQNGDVLLMSKKAAISATAILGLNFPETAQKALAKNTNDYFEDLFSQISVFQEGKLAGIFNQKYAEKPIHAMHDVTEGGVLGAVYEMCVANDLGVKLNADEIPVDDAQGLLCKKFSLNPIEIIGAGSMLMAVSPKYVDDLVAYFNQNQLDLTPIGEFTSSEKGKKYTQNGKTREIQYLDRDPYWEAFFIAVQNDWK; encoded by the coding sequence ATGAATAAAGGTAAATTAAGCGACCAAGGGTTTAAAGATTTGTTCCAATCGAGATTTGGACACGACTCTGAAAAAATCGTGGTGAAACCAAATTTTGGGAAAGATGTCGCCTTCGTAGATTTAGGTGAAAATTATATGGCAATGGCAAGTGATCCGCTGTCATACATTCCGAATTTAGGCGCCAAAAAATCAGCCGAATTATCGATTTTTTTAGTGGCTAATGATATGGCAACTACGGGGGTAATGCCACAATATTTACAAATGGTTTTAAATCTAAATGAAAATTTCACGACCGAATCTTTTGACGAATATTGGTACCACATCCATACCATTTGTGATGAGCTGGGAATCAGCATTACCGGAGGGCACACGGGTGTGGTGGCAGGGCAAAATACGACCATAATTGGTGGTGGAACGATGATTTCGGTGGCCGAGAAAAATAAATTTATCCGAAGTGATCAAGCCCAAAATGGCGATGTTTTATTGATGTCTAAAAAAGCAGCTATCTCAGCAACAGCGATTTTAGGTCTAAATTTTCCTGAAACGGCACAAAAAGCTTTAGCAAAAAATACCAATGATTATTTTGAAGATTTATTTAGCCAAATTTCTGTGTTTCAGGAAGGTAAATTGGCGGGAATATTTAATCAAAAATATGCCGAAAAACCAATTCATGCGATGCACGATGTTACAGAAGGTGGCGTTTTGGGTGCTGTGTACGAAATGTGCGTGGCAAATGATTTAGGAGTAAAACTCAATGCCGATGAAATTCCTGTAGATGATGCTCAAGGATTATTGTGCAAGAAATTTTCATTAAATCCTATAGAAATCATAGGCGCAGGGAGTATGCTAATGGCTGTTTCGCCAAAATATGTCGATGATTTAGTGGCGTATTTTAATCAAAATCAATTGGATTTAACGCCAATTGGCGAATTCACTTCATCTGAAAAAGGAAAAAAATACACGCAAAACGGAAAAACGAGAGAAATCCAATATTTGGACAGAGATCCGTATTGGGAAGCCTTTTTCATCGCAGTTCAAAACGATTGGAAATAA
- a CDS encoding class I SAM-dependent methyltransferase gives MKNELRKNENHALVKGDLRNWQGRKEWFFNRDYTDTYELYYEGPYKRAEQEQKKVMKDLVTADKRIKELLEYGCGTTRFTRWWASIGIDATGTDISPFMLSQAIHLFGGNLAMGDSHFMPYKDNTFDAVAFMNTFEYYQNPEKVLKEAARVARYGIAMGMMNKITPKFIRRRVQQSVGRNEFYRTATFYTPKTLQALIKKALPDRKYKIRWKMTGLPSWFPVKEWNRSYGDFFGMYIEFLDHE, from the coding sequence ATGAAAAATGAACTGAGAAAAAATGAGAACCATGCCTTGGTGAAAGGTGATTTGAGAAATTGGCAAGGCAGAAAAGAATGGTTTTTTAACCGAGATTACACAGATACTTACGAACTTTATTACGAAGGACCTTACAAGCGAGCCGAACAAGAACAGAAAAAAGTAATGAAAGATCTTGTTACAGCGGATAAGCGTATCAAGGAACTTTTGGAGTATGGTTGCGGAACCACGAGATTTACCCGCTGGTGGGCAAGCATCGGAATTGATGCCACAGGAACCGACATTTCACCTTTTATGCTTTCTCAAGCGATACATCTTTTTGGTGGAAATTTAGCTATGGGCGATTCACATTTTATGCCATACAAAGATAATACATTTGATGCTGTGGCATTTATGAACACTTTTGAGTATTATCAAAATCCAGAAAAAGTATTGAAAGAAGCCGCTCGTGTGGCGAGATATGGAATTGCCATGGGAATGATGAACAAAATTACCCCAAAATTTATTCGTCGTCGAGTGCAGCAAAGTGTAGGGCGGAACGAATTTTATCGTACCGCAACTTTTTATACGCCCAAAACGCTGCAAGCCTTAATTAAGAAAGCTTTACCCGATAGAAAATATAAAATCCGTTGGAAAATGACGGGATTACCTTCCTGGTTTCCTGTGAAGGAATGGAATCGTTCTTATGGTGATTTTTTTGGAATGTACATTGAATTTTTAGACCATGAATAA
- a CDS encoding mechanosensitive ion channel family protein, translated as MKDVNLDLTKIDIHWLASRSIVWGLKIIIGILILIVGFWVSSKISVLIVKFLSKSRLSVSIRNFLKSLVSVLLKILTIIIAMNTVGIQTTSLAALLGGLAVGVGLALQGSLANLAGGLLILFFKPFKVGDYIEALGQKGTVQVIDILQTVLLAPNGQTIILPNGNVFNNPIINLTQSGYRRVEIGIGVSYDSEFEHVKAVLTEVIKNEPLLIEDRGYVIEINEFGDNSVNLAMYCYCKAEDFMTVKWNLNRATKKALDANGIGIPYPQRDLHLIMPENNQLSIKNS; from the coding sequence ATGAAAGATGTAAATTTAGATTTAACCAAAATAGATATACATTGGCTTGCTTCAAGGTCGATTGTATGGGGATTGAAAATAATAATTGGTATTTTAATATTAATTGTTGGGTTTTGGGTTTCTTCCAAAATTTCTGTTTTGATTGTTAAGTTTCTTTCAAAAAGTAGGTTGTCGGTTTCTATAAGGAATTTTTTAAAATCATTAGTTTCTGTCCTATTAAAAATTCTTACTATAATCATTGCGATGAATACTGTAGGAATTCAAACAACATCTTTAGCTGCGTTATTAGGTGGTCTTGCAGTTGGTGTTGGTCTTGCTTTGCAGGGGAGTTTAGCCAATTTAGCCGGAGGGTTACTAATTTTATTTTTTAAGCCTTTCAAAGTTGGAGATTATATTGAAGCATTAGGGCAAAAAGGAACGGTGCAGGTGATTGATATTTTGCAAACGGTTCTTTTAGCTCCAAATGGTCAAACTATTATTTTACCTAATGGGAATGTATTCAATAATCCAATTATAAATTTAACGCAAAGTGGTTATCGTCGAGTGGAAATTGGTATTGGAGTAAGCTATGATTCTGAATTTGAACATGTAAAAGCTGTTCTTACAGAAGTTATCAAGAATGAACCATTATTGATTGAAGATAGAGGTTATGTAATTGAAATAAATGAATTTGGTGACAATAGCGTGAATTTAGCTATGTATTGCTACTGTAAAGCAGAAGATTTTATGACTGTTAAATGGAATCTTAATCGTGCTACCAAAAAAGCGTTGGATGCAAATGGCATCGGTATCCCTTATCCGCAGAGAGATTTGCATTTAATTATGCCTGAAAATAATCAATTGAGCATTAAAAATTCGTAA